From Halotia branconii CENA392, the proteins below share one genomic window:
- a CDS encoding ABC transporter ATP-binding protein/permease, with product MTTQVIQNQTLKKDTSAFTQFWDDVKLIAGPYWYPTKAGERAFSDVIRAWGMLFLLIFLIIALVSTTVFNSFVNRYLLDTIIIDKDLSKFFDTLWLYGFTLVLVTLLVGFSKFVRKQIALDWYQWLNNQILSKYLSSRAYYKINFKSDVDNPDQRLSQEIEPIASNALSFSATLLEKVLEMTAFLIILWSISQQVAVILVFYTVIGNLIAVYLNQELNKINQEELESKADYSYSLTHVRDHAESIAFFQGENQELNIIQKRFLLLIKNAKSKIDWERNKDIFSRGYQAAIQIFPFIVFGPLDIKGEIEFGEISQAALACSLFATALGELINEFGTSGKFSSYVERLSEFSDALEAVNKQPENVSTIKTIEEKRLAFENVTLQTPNYEQVIVEELSLSVQLGEGLLIVGPSGRGKSSLLRAIAGLWNAGTGRLVRPPLEEVLFLPQRPYIILGTLREQLLYPHTDRKMSDRELKEILQQVNLQNLLNRVEGFDTEVPWENILSLGEQQRLAFARLIVTQPSFTILDEATSALDLNNEAHLYQQLQETNTTFISVGHRESLFNYHQWVLELSQDSSWQLLTVENYQRQKLNPIVTSPPEQTAPNHESPSQPEASTEIDTIEGLSHQEMQKLTNYSLGTVRSKGSKGQTITTKEGSTYRYNKDSKVLRWMKV from the coding sequence ATGACAACCCAAGTAATTCAAAATCAAACTTTAAAGAAAGATACTTCTGCTTTTACTCAATTTTGGGATGATGTAAAACTAATTGCAGGCCCTTATTGGTATCCAACTAAGGCAGGTGAGAGAGCATTTTCAGACGTAATTCGTGCGTGGGGAATGCTCTTTTTGTTAATATTCTTAATCATTGCCCTTGTATCTACAACTGTTTTTAATAGCTTCGTTAATCGCTATTTGCTCGATACTATCATCATAGATAAAGACCTTTCTAAGTTTTTTGATACTTTATGGCTTTATGGTTTCACTCTTGTATTGGTAACACTCTTGGTAGGGTTTTCTAAATTTGTCAGAAAACAAATTGCCCTTGATTGGTATCAATGGCTAAATAACCAGATATTATCAAAATATTTAAGTAGCCGGGCTTATTATAAAATCAACTTCAAATCTGATGTAGACAACCCAGATCAGCGTCTTTCACAAGAAATTGAACCGATTGCCAGCAATGCTCTGAGTTTTTCAGCTACTTTGCTAGAAAAAGTACTGGAAATGACAGCTTTTTTAATCATTCTTTGGTCAATTTCTCAGCAAGTTGCTGTGATTTTAGTGTTTTATACGGTAATAGGTAATTTGATTGCCGTTTACTTAAATCAAGAATTAAATAAAATTAATCAAGAAGAACTAGAATCAAAAGCTGACTACAGTTATTCACTAACTCATGTACGCGATCACGCAGAATCAATAGCTTTCTTTCAAGGAGAAAATCAAGAATTAAACATTATCCAAAAAAGATTTTTGCTTTTGATTAAAAATGCAAAAAGTAAAATTGATTGGGAGAGAAATAAAGATATTTTCAGCAGAGGCTATCAAGCGGCGATCCAAATATTTCCATTTATAGTATTTGGCCCTTTAGATATTAAAGGTGAAATTGAATTTGGCGAAATTAGCCAAGCTGCTTTAGCTTGTAGTTTATTTGCAACTGCGCTAGGAGAATTAATTAATGAATTTGGAACTTCCGGTAAATTTTCCAGTTATGTTGAGCGTTTATCTGAATTTTCAGATGCTTTAGAAGCAGTCAATAAACAGCCTGAAAATGTTAGTACGATTAAAACAATAGAAGAAAAGCGCCTAGCTTTTGAAAATGTCACCTTACAAACTCCTAATTATGAGCAGGTAATTGTTGAAGAATTATCTTTATCTGTTCAGCTGGGAGAGGGTTTATTAATAGTCGGCCCCAGTGGTCGAGGGAAGAGTTCTTTGTTGAGAGCGATCGCAGGGTTATGGAACGCCGGAACCGGTCGTCTAGTCAGACCTCCCTTAGAAGAAGTGTTATTTTTACCCCAACGACCTTACATCATTTTAGGTACTTTGCGCGAACAATTACTCTATCCGCATACAGACCGGAAAATGAGCGATCGCGAACTCAAGGAAATTTTGCAACAAGTTAATCTCCAAAACCTATTAAATCGAGTCGAGGGTTTTGATACGGAAGTCCCTTGGGAAAATATTCTCTCCTTAGGAGAACAACAACGTCTTGCATTTGCACGTTTAATAGTTACTCAACCTAGTTTCACTATCTTAGATGAAGCCACTAGTGCTTTAGATTTGAATAACGAAGCCCATTTATATCAACAATTACAAGAAACAAACACAACATTTATCAGCGTGGGACATCGAGAAAGTCTGTTTAATTATCATCAATGGGTGCTGGAATTATCACAAGATTCTAGTTGGCAACTTTTGACGGTAGAGAATTACCAACGCCAAAAATTAAATCCAATTGTTACTAGCCCTCCTGAACAAACTGCACCCAATCATGAATCTCCCAGCCAACCAGAAGCATCAACAGAAATAGATACAATTGAAGGGCTATCTCACCAAGAGATGCAGAAATTAACAAACTATTCACTCGGTACTGTGAGAAGTAAAGGCAGCAAAGGGCAAACGATTACTACCAAAGAAGGCTCTACCTACCGCTATAATAAAGACTCAAAAGTATTAAGGTGGATGAAAGTTTAG